The sequence below is a genomic window from Campylobacter ornithocola.
TAGGATTTGATTTAAACTATCTTTTAGGACTAAAACAAAATTACATTCATGATCTTGGTTTAAAAAGCAATAAAGACTTTACATTTAAAGGTAATGTTGTAGGTAAAAGTAGTGATTTTTCAGTAAAAGGCAATGGATTTTTATTTGATTCCAATCTTAGTTTAGATGCAAAAATCGTTAACTTTTCTCCTATAAATCTTAAATTTGTAGGCAAAGACATAGATTTAGCTCAAATTTTAGATTTTGCTAATCTTCCAAAATATGCTCAAGGAAAAATTAGCATTATAAGCGATATACAAGCAAAAGACTTAAAACCAAACGGCAATGCTTTGATTGATTTTTACACAAGCTCTATCAATAACACGCTAATTGAAAAAGATTTTAATATAAGCTTGCCAAAACAAAACTATATAAAAGGCGAAATAAGGTCTTTAATCCAAAATGATAAAATTGTTTCAAAAAGTGAAATTTTAAGTAATTTCTTTAAAATCTATACTCAAAAAAGTATTTATGATATATCAAAGAGAAGTTTAACTAGTGATTTTGATATAAAAATAGATGATTTTAATCAATTTTCAACTCTAGCTAAAATGAAACTTCAAGGTAAAAGTCAAATTCAAGGAAATTTGACTTTTGCAAATAATCAACTGCAAAAGTTAGATGCTAATTTACTTGGATTTGGTGGAAATTTGAAAGCCACTTTAGAAAATAATAATCTTAATATCAATACAACCAATATAGAAGTAGCAGAACTTTTAAAAACCATCTCTATGCCTACTTTTATTAATTCTAAATTAGTTTTAGATTTAAAAGCACAAGGACTTGATTTTAAAAATTTCAATCTAAATACTAGGTTAAATAATGCAAGTATAAATGTTATAGAATTTAAAAAACTAAGCAATCTTGACTTTCCAAAAACAACTTTTACCCTGCAAGCTAAAGCAAATGCAAAAAATTCTTTGATTGACTATGAAGCCTTGCTTGATTCAAATATAGCAAAAATATCCCAACTAAAAGGCTCATATAATCTTACAAATCAAGACTTAAAAACACAAATTAGTGCTTTTGTAGATAATCTTAATAAGTTAAAACCTTTAACCAAGCAAGATCTTAATGGACCTTTAAATTTAGATGCTAAAGTTGATCTTAAGGCAAATCAAATTCAAAACCTTGATGCAAATATAAAAATTATGCAAGGACTTATCAATGCAAAATCTAATGGAAAAAGCTTACAAGCAAGGATTGATAATATCAAGTTAGAACAGCTTTTTCCTCTAATAGGACAAAAAATTTTAGCATTTGGTGATATAAACGCCAATATTGACTTAAAATCTCTTGATTTTAATAATATTAATGGTGATTTTAAAGCAATTATTAATTCTTCTTTTAATGAAGTAGAATTATCTAAACTTTTAGAAAAAAAATTTCCAAAAAACACTTCAGCTAAAATCAATCTTGATGGAAAAATCTCTAAATCAATCATTGATTTTAACGCCCAAGCCCTAAGTTCATTTGCAAATATTAATTCTTTAAAAGGAAAATTTGATCTTAATAAAATGGCTCTAGTAAGTACTTACAACATCTCTTTACAAGATTTTTCTAAATTTGGATTTTTGGTTGATAGAAATTTAAAGGGTAAAGCTGATTTTGAAGGAAAATTTGATTTTAAAAACACTTTAATAGATGCAAGTATTAATAGTAAAAATATATTCAATGGCTCATTAGATGCCACTTTAAAAAATAATATTTTTAACGCCAAAATGCAAAATACAGATCTTTCAAATCTTGCTCAAAGCTTAGATTTACCTGATTATTATCAAGCAAAATCAAATTTAAACATTGATTATAATCTTTTAAAAGAAAATGGCGTAGTGCTAATAAATTTAGCCGATGGGCAACTTAAAAAAAATCTCATTACAAGTGCTTTAATGCTACTTTTACAAAAAGATATCACTCAAGATGTATATCGTAACGGTGAAGCCAAAATAAATATCAATAAAAACCTTATAGATTTAAATTTAAACTTAATAGCTGATAGAAGTAAAATAAATATTAATCAAGGTAAAATTGATACAAAAAGCACCAAACTAAATATCCCTTTTAATATTATCATTGATAGGGCAAATTTTAAAGGAATAATAAAAGGAACAACTGAAAATCCTAAAGTAAGTCTTGATACAAAAAGTGTTGTAAATTCTATTGTAAATACAATCGGTGGAAATACTAGTGATGCGACTAAAAATACAGGTAAAAAAGTAGATCAAGCAATAGATAAAATTTTTAACAAACTTTTTTAATATATCTAGCCTTTAAAAAAGGCTAGATATATTTAAAACAAGCCAAATTTACCATCTTTTTTCTTAAACAACACTCTCATTTTTGCATCAATATCATTAAAAACTAAAAATACATCCTTGCTTGCTTTTAGTTTTTCCAATGCTTCTTCGATTTCTAAAGGCTTATATAACTCAAGCTCCATAGGAATTATTTCATCCTCTTCAACTACACTTGGCAATACCAAATTTTCTTTTATCTCATCTTGATGTTTATGAGTGATATTTTTATCATGTAATCTTCTTAAAACTTTAGAAATTCTATCAATAGCCAAATCTATTGCAGCATACAAGTCTTTATCTTTTTGCTTTACAACTACTGTATTAATACCAGCTAAATTAATGCTAAATTCAGCCCAAAATCCTTTTTTTCCATGTCTTTCATCAGCACTTATCACACAACGTGCAGAAATCACATCTAAACCATATTTACCTAATGCTTCAAAGCTTTTTTCTACATATTCTTTTATAGATTCAGTTAGCTCAAATTGCTTCCCAACTATACTTGTATTCATTACTTCTCCTTTTTATGAAGTTAAATACATTATAGCACTTTAATTATAAAATTTTAGTTTTTAAATAAAAAATAAATTTAAAATTTCAAAGGCTCTAAGATGGCAACACCTTCTGCAGAAAGTTTTTTACCTTGAAAGTGTATTTTACAAAAAGAAACAATTAAAGCATGAAAAATTTGATAAAGTTCATATAATCTACATTCTTTTTTTAGCAAAATACTTAGTTTTTGTTGGTTTTTGGCTATATCTTTTTTAAAAAAATCTGCCAACTCATCATAACTTTGACACTCGCAGCCTAAATAATTAGCTATTTTTGCACTATAAGCATCAACCACTAAAACTTCTTTTTTGCATATATAATTTAAAATTCCATCTACGCTTTCTTGTCCAAAACCCTTAATATTCAAAAGCCACTCTCTATCTACCTCATCCTTAAAAAATTCAAAAGAATTAAAATCTTGGAAATATTTTTGAGTGAAATTTTTGATATATTTTGCCTTGGTATTGTAAAATCCACTTGGTTTTATTAAAAGTACCAAATCTTGAGTATTTAAATTTGACAAATCCTCTATCTTGGTAATATTTGCTTGTTTTAAATTTGCCAAAGCTTTTAATACGTTTTTCCAGTTTGTATTTTGAGTTAAAACTACAGAAATTAAAATTTCAAACTCACTTAGATTATTACCTTCTAGCCAGTCAAAATCTTTATATTCAATATTTGCATAAATCAAAGCTTTAAAAATTTCATACCCACTCATGTTTTTTCACTTTTTCTTAAATGCATTAAAACAGCTTCAATCACATCATCATCATCTTTACTCTTTGCCTTGATGACTTCTTTATTCTCATCATCTTTTACAAAGCAAATATTTTGTTCATAATTACTCACTAGTTTATAATGCTTACTAGCTAAAATTTTTATAATAATTAAGTCTAAAAATTGCTTAGTAAAAATATCAGGCTTACCGAAACGATCATTCATTTCACTTTCTATCTCATACACTTCATTAACACTCATACACTTACTAAGTCTTCTATAAAGCTCTAATCGCAAGCGATCTTCACTAATATACTCACTATTTAAAAAGGCATTGATACTAAGTTTTAGATCTATTTTTTTCTCTTTAATTTCTTCTTTTTTGCTTAGCTTATTAATCTCATCTTCTAACATTTTAAGATACAGACTATAACCAATTTGCTCTATATGCCCGCTTTGATCTACGCCTAATAAATTTCCGCCACCACGAATTTCTAAGTCATGATAAGCAAGTACACTTCCTGAGCCTAAATAAGAATTACTCTCTAAACTCGTAAGTCTTTTTAAAGAATCTTTAGTAATTTTTTCTCTATCTTCAATCAAAAAATAACAATATCCTTGCTTAGCACTACGCCCTACTCTTCCCCTAAGTTGATGCAAATCAGCCATACCAAAGCGGTCTGAATTTTCTACTATAATAGTATTTGCATTTGCCAAATCAATACCACTTTCAACTATAGAGGTACAAAGTAATAAATCATATTCTTTGTTTTCAAATTTAATCATTTCCTCTTCAGTGGTTTTTGCATCAATTTTTGAATGCAAGATTAAAATTTTTAAATTTGGAAATAAATCCAAAAGATATTTTCTACACCCTTCAATACTTGCTATGTGATTGTGAATATAAAAAATCTGCCCTGCTCTTCTTAATTCTCTTGAAATAGCTTCTTTAATCAAGGCATCATTACTTTCTCTAACAAAGGTACGCACATCCAAACGATCCTCAGGTGGAGTTTGCAAAACACTATATGATTTTAAAGAACTAAGAGCTTGATTTAAACTTCTTGGTATAGGTGTAGCTGACATAGAAAGAATATGTGAGTTTTTGCTTAATTCTTTGAGTTTTTCTTTTTGTTTTACACCAAATTTATGCTCCTCATCTATCACAACCAAACCTAAATTTTCACATTTAACTCCTAAAAGAGAATGCGTTCCAACCACCACACAAGGTTTATTTTCTTTTAAAAACGCTAAAACTTGTTTTTTTTCTTTGGCACTAGTAAAACGATCTAATTTAAAAACCTCTATATCAAAAGAATCAAACCTTCGTTTTAAGGTCTTAAAATGCTGTGCCGAAAGTAAAGTAGTTGGTACAAAAAACAAGGCTGTATAGCCACTTTTTACACAAGTAAATATAGCATTCATAGCAACTTCTGTTTTACCAAAACCTACATCACCACTTAAAAGTCTATCCATTACCTGCATACTTTTTAAATCTTGAGTAATTTCTTGGCAAACTTGACTTTGATCTTTAGTGTAAAAAAATCCTGCCTTATTGATAAATTCATCTTGTAATTCTTGGGAAATTTTTAATTCTTTTGCTTTTATCAAAGCCCTAGTAGCTGCTAAAGAAACTATACTCGAAGCAATGGCAAATAATTTTTCTTTTAATCTTTCCTTGATTTTTAGAAAACTTCCTTTTCCAAGCTTATCAAGCAAAGGTATGCCGCCACTTGCACCGATATACTTATCAATCATATACAAATTTTCAACAGGCAATAAAAGTTTATCGTTATTTAAATACCCAAGAGCAACAAATTCTTTTTTTGCTCCTGCAATTATAATAATCTCAAGGCCTAAAAATTTAGCTATACCATAATCTTCGTGTACAACAAAATCCCCCACTCTAAGCTCATCTATTACCAAACTTGCTTTTCTAACTCTTTTATTTTTTTCTTTTTTATTTAAAGAGATAACAAGCTCATCTTGAGCAATTAGGTTGATTCTTTCTTGAGATATTTTTAATTTGATATTTGGAAAATCTTCCAAATTTAAGGCTTTAAACAAAGCTTCATTTTTAGCTAAAATAGTAATTTTCTTATCTTTATGAAAAGTAAAAAAATCATAATTATAAGAACTTATTAGATCTTTATAAAAACTTGGTTCAGGTAAGATATTTTGATTGATTTTACTAATATCTTCTTCAAAATCATTAACATCAAAATTTTTTATACTTACAAAATTCAAATTTAAATAATCGTAAAAATCATCAACACACCAAAAACCTAAAGAATTAACATCATTAATAATGCTTTGACTTTGAAAATTTTGAATTTTTTCTTGTAAATTTTCATATTGTTCTTGATTAAAAGCGCTCAAAAATGGACAAATCTCAATTTTTGAAAGTTCATTGGGGATTGATTTTTGTGTATGAATATCAAAATATCTTATACTTTCTATCTCATCCGAAAAAAGTAAAACCCTAAAGGGTTGTTCTTCATTGATCGCAAAAATATCTATAATATCCCCACGTATTGAAATCTCACCCTTATCTTGAACTATATCTACAAATTCATACCCGCTATGTAAAATTTCTTCTTTAAATTTCTCTAAAGCAAGAAGTGAATTTCTTTTAAGAATAATGTTTTTAAGATGTTGTTTACCTGGTAATTTTCGCAAGATTGTTTTGATAGGAGAGATTAAAATTTTTTTTCCATCTTCCTTATGATAAGCATTTAACACTTTACAAATTTCAAAAAGCTCTTTGGAAAAAGAACGTAAATCACTACCAAATTCTGCTCTAAAATCAGGTAAAACAAAGGCTTTAAAATTTAAAAATAAGCAAACCTGAGCTAATTCGTCTGCTTCTTTATCATTCTCACAAACCACCAACTCAGTTTTGTTGTTTAATAAATATTCATATAACTTAGCTTGCATTTTCTGAATTTTCTACGCTAACATCAATAGCCGCAAGCTCTTCATCTTTTTCAATTATTTTACTACTTCCATTAAATTTCCCACCATTTTCAATGCTTAATTGTTTAACTATGATATTACCATTAAGCACGCCACCAGACAAAATTTCCAAAGAATCAACCTGCATTTCTCCTTCAAAAATCCCATTAATCACTATTTTACTTGCTTTAACTTGTCCTTTTAGAACACCACTTTTGCCTATAACTATCACATTAGAAGAATTAATCACTCCTGTGATCTCGCCATCTAAATGAAGCATTGAATCAAAATAAAATTTTCCTTCTATTTTTGCTCCATTTGAAATGACTGTAGTTTCGGATATTGTAGCAATAGAGCCTTTATTAAAGATTGCCATGGAACTCTCCTTTCTTTTTCAAAAATTTGTTCATAGTTTTTTCGGTTTAAATCTATAAAAATCTTAGGTTCTAAAAGTTTATTAATAAATCTAACCTCATAATGCAAGTGTGGACCTGTAGATAATCCTGTATTTCCTGTATATCCTAGCAAATCCCCTTTTTTAACAAACTGACCTGCCTTAACAACATCTTTGCGCATCATATGTGCATATACTGTTTTAAAACCAAAATTATGGATTAAAATCACTGAGTATCCATAACCATTATTGCTATATGCGGCATACTCAACCACTCCATTTGCTGGTGCATAAATTGGGGTATTTAAAGCTGCCCTTAAGTCAATACCTGGGTGAAATTCTTTTTTATTTAATATAGGATGATGACGCCATCCAAAATTACCTGTAATTCCATTATCTTCTATCACATGGCCATTTGGAATTTGTGTTAAAAACAAATAAGCTTGATCGTTAGTAAGCTTAACTTTTTCTAATCTTTCTGGTATATCTAAGCTCTCATCTTGCTTTAAACCTAAATTTTCTTCAATATCTGCAAGTTGAGTTTGAAGTTCATCATACAAGGCTGTTTTTTCTTCTAAACTTTTTTGCATACTTTCATTTTGAGAAAATAATTTAGTATTTTTTGAAGATAGTGCTTCTTGTTCTTTTAAAAGCTCTGAGCGTTTGTCTGCTAAATAATTAATATATAAAGCACCTAAAACTATAACAACAAAAACAAAAGAAGTGAAATAAATAATTACCTTCTTTATAATTTGACTTAATAAAAAATGCCTAGAACCATTTACATCTGTTATAGTTAGCGTAAATTTATCTTTCATTATAGCCTCTTAAAAAATTTTCTACCAATACAAAAGAACCAAAAATCAAATACAACTCATCTTTTTTTATTTGATTAAATTTTTGATAAGCAATATTTAACTTTTCTAAATTTTCAAGCAAAACTAAACCTGCCAAAGGCCTATCTTCGCTTTTGTATTCATAAATTTCAACTATTTTTATTATAGGCTTTAAAGCCTTTAAAATTTTATAAGAATCTTTATCTAAAAAGCAATTATAAACCAAATGAACTTTTTTTTCCTTGAAAATCTCAACTAAAGCTAAAGCTGCCATTTCATTATGACCTACATCAACAAAAATATTTTGACTTATTTGTTCACATCTTCCTTTTAAATCAAGTTTTGGCAAATTACCAATACTTCGAATTAATTCTTTTTCATTTTTAATACAAATTTTAGAAAAAGCTTCTAAAGCTAAGAAAAGATTATCTTTTAAAAAAGCTGCTAAATTATATTTTTGAATATATTCTTGCACATAAGGATAAATGGCTTTGTTTTCATCTAGCATACTAATATTTAAACTAGTTTGTTTTAAATTAGCTATTTTTTGAGCCAACTCAAGCACTTTTACTTCTTGTTTATGGCTAATTAAAGCTTTGGCACTCATAGCTTTTAATTTTGTTCTTGCTATTTCTTCTAAATTTTTACCCAATAAGTCTTGATGATCAAAACCTATTTTAGTAAAAACACTAAAATCTATTTCAAAAACACTTGTAGCATCATATTCTCCACCCACTCCAGCCTCTAAAATCACATAATCACAATCTTTAAAAACAAAAAAAGCTAAAAAAGTAGCATACTCAAAATAGCTAAGTTTTTTTATATCTTCTAAAAAAACACTTTCTAGATCTTCATACGCTTTTTCTAAAAGCTCATCACTTGCAATTTTACCATTTAGCCAAAATCTTTCATTAAATTCAAAAATATGAGGACTAGTATAATGACCCACTTTGTAACCTTGCCCTAAAAGCAAAATTGCTAAAAACCTACCCGTACTTCCCTTACCATTAGTACCAATAATTTGAATGTTTTTAGTTTTTGGAATAAATTTTTTATATTTTTCATACATACTAAACATAAAAAATCTACTAATTTTTTGCACATACATAGTTTTTTGTGAGAGTATTTGCTGAAATTTCATAATCAAGCTTTATGAATCAATTCTTTCAAAACATCACCATCAGGGAATTCTTTTTTTTCTATACAAGAAGATGATAAAACAAGCTTAACAACTTCTTCTTTATAGATAAATTTATAATCATCAATAAGCTTCAAAGCTTTTTCTGTAAAAATTTGAGCATTTTCTAAATTTTTACCTGGAAATATAATTAAATAAGAACTTTCATCTAAAATCCAAATTTCAGCTAAGTTCTTACATAAGTCTTTAAGGATTTTTTTGAATTTTCCACTAATAGTCTTAAAGCTATCAATACCATAAGCGTTAATGACATATTCTATATTGTTGATCTTAAAAAAAGATAAAGCATAATTAACTGCGTAAAGCTTATAATTTTCATCAAGCTTTTTAAGTTCTTGGGCAAGATTCCACTGCTCTCTTTGCTCATCATCGCTAGTAGCTTGAATTTGAGTTTTAATTTGAGCTATTTGCTCATTTACATATAAAAGTTTATCTTTTAAAGTATCAAAATTAATTTGCACATTACCATTTTCATCTTTAGTTAAAGTATTGATAAATTTTACATCTTCTTGACTATTATCATAAAGCTTTGACACCATTTCATTTAAACTTTCTAGGTGTTGGTTAAAAAAAGAAAGGTTTTTTTGTATATAATATTTATCCATCGCTTCTTTTTTTTGTAGTACTAAACAATATTCATGTGCAAACTCTTTTCTAGCAATTAACTTAGGATTATCTTTTAAATTTTGCTTAAATTGCTCCACTTCTTTACTCTCACCAAATAAAGGTTCTAAAGAAGCTAGCAAAAGTTCAGCTTGTTTTTCATAAGAACGTTCTTTTAGCATAGTAATGAGTTTTTCTACTAAAGTGTGAAAATCAAAGAATGTACGAATATTAAATTCTTCTAACTTTTTTAAAAACTCTTGATCTTCATAAGATTTTTCAAGTTCTCTCCATTTAGCTCTTAAAAGATATATAGTTTCTAAATCCATAGCTTGAGATAATCGATGTTGGGTAATTTGTGCAAGATCTTTGATTTTTTTATCTTTACTAATACTAAGTTGCTGAATGATTAAATCAAGCAAAGCATAAACATCTTCATATTTTCTACCTACTTGTCTATTAAGCCTAGATACCAAAAACATTAAAAATTCATCAATAGTTCGAATGCTTTTTCTTTTTAATTCTTGCTTATAAGTATCATCTAAAAGATTAGTATATTTTTCAATTCTAGCTTTATTAAAACTCATCACTCCTGCTTTTTTAGCACATTCTTCAAATACCTCGCTATAATTTTCAGGAGTTGGGTATAATTTACGTTCTTTTAATTTTATCAATGTTTCTTTTGCAATCTCATTGATATGACTTGCCATTTTATTTATAACCTCTAATAGCTACAATGGAAACAAACTCATCAAAAGCTTCACTTGATGCATTTTTAATTGCTTCAAATCTAGCCTGATCACTAATAATAGAATTTGGATTAATATCAAAATTATAACTTCCTTTAGTATTTACAATTTCTTCCTTGCCATTTTTATAACGTAATATAAATTCCAAATAAAGTTCTGCTTTATAATTAATCACATAGCCATTTTTATCATATACCATAGGATGAAATTCCAATCTTTTCATCGTAACAATAATAGAACTATCTGCATTATACTCATCTGTGATTTTTCTACCAAGCTTATTAAGCATAGTTTCTCTTAGAATATCTGTAATGTAAACACTATTTTCAGGATCTTGCTTGCTAATATTAATTTTTAAAAATACATTATCACCCAAAACTCTACTTGCCATTTGAGATGATGGGATATATCCACAAGCTACTATAAAAAAAGCAAAAAATAATACTAGATATTTACTCATTTGATCACCAAATTCACTAGTTTTTTATCAATATAAATTTCTTTTACTATATTTTTTCCTTCTAGCCATTTTGCGACACTTTCTTTGGCTAGAGTTAAAATTTCATCCTTATTAGCCTCTGAAGTTATCTCAATCTGTGATCTTTTTTTACCATTAACACTAATGGCTATATTAAAACTATCTTGTATAAAAACCTCCTCTTTTATTTTTAACATTTTGAAATTTTCACAATTAAACAAATACTCACTAAGCTCAAAACAAACATGAGGAATGATTGGTTCTAAAATATTTAAAATAATATAAAAAGCCTCTTTTGAAACATCTTTGTGGCTTATAACATTTAAGGCATTTAAAGCTTCCATACA
It includes:
- the hpf gene encoding ribosome hibernation-promoting factor, HPF/YfiA family produces the protein MNTSIVGKQFELTESIKEYVEKSFEALGKYGLDVISARCVISADERHGKKGFWAEFSINLAGINTVVVKQKDKDLYAAIDLAIDRISKVLRRLHDKNITHKHQDEIKENLVLPSVVEEDEIIPMELELYKPLEIEEALEKLKASKDVFLVFNDIDAKMRVLFKKKDGKFGLF
- a CDS encoding endonuclease III domain-containing protein produces the protein MSGYEIFKALIYANIEYKDFDWLEGNNLSEFEILISVVLTQNTNWKNVLKALANLKQANITKIEDLSNLNTQDLVLLIKPSGFYNTKAKYIKNFTQKYFQDFNSFEFFKDEVDREWLLNIKGFGQESVDGILNYICKKEVLVVDAYSAKIANYLGCECQSYDELADFFKKDIAKNQQKLSILLKKECRLYELYQIFHALIVSFCKIHFQGKKLSAEGVAILEPLKF
- a CDS encoding DEAD/DEAH box helicase, coding for MQAKLYEYLLNNKTELVVCENDKEADELAQVCLFLNFKAFVLPDFRAEFGSDLRSFSKELFEICKVLNAYHKEDGKKILISPIKTILRKLPGKQHLKNIILKRNSLLALEKFKEEILHSGYEFVDIVQDKGEISIRGDIIDIFAINEEQPFRVLLFSDEIESIRYFDIHTQKSIPNELSKIEICPFLSAFNQEQYENLQEKIQNFQSQSIINDVNSLGFWCVDDFYDYLNLNFVSIKNFDVNDFEEDISKINQNILPEPSFYKDLISSYNYDFFTFHKDKKITILAKNEALFKALNLEDFPNIKLKISQERINLIAQDELVISLNKKEKNKRVRKASLVIDELRVGDFVVHEDYGIAKFLGLEIIIIAGAKKEFVALGYLNNDKLLLPVENLYMIDKYIGASGGIPLLDKLGKGSFLKIKERLKEKLFAIASSIVSLAATRALIKAKELKISQELQDEFINKAGFFYTKDQSQVCQEITQDLKSMQVMDRLLSGDVGFGKTEVAMNAIFTCVKSGYTALFFVPTTLLSAQHFKTLKRRFDSFDIEVFKLDRFTSAKEKKQVLAFLKENKPCVVVGTHSLLGVKCENLGLVVIDEEHKFGVKQKEKLKELSKNSHILSMSATPIPRSLNQALSSLKSYSVLQTPPEDRLDVRTFVRESNDALIKEAISRELRRAGQIFYIHNHIASIEGCRKYLLDLFPNLKILILHSKIDAKTTEEEMIKFENKEYDLLLCTSIVESGIDLANANTIIVENSDRFGMADLHQLRGRVGRSAKQGYCYFLIEDREKITKDSLKRLTSLESNSYLGSGSVLAYHDLEIRGGGNLLGVDQSGHIEQIGYSLYLKMLEDEINKLSKKEEIKEKKIDLKLSINAFLNSEYISEDRLRLELYRRLSKCMSVNEVYEIESEMNDRFGKPDIFTKQFLDLIIIKILASKHYKLVSNYEQNICFVKDDENKEVIKAKSKDDDDVIEAVLMHLRKSEKT
- a CDS encoding bactofilin family protein, whose translation is MAIFNKGSIATISETTVISNGAKIEGKFYFDSMLHLDGEITGVINSSNVIVIGKSGVLKGQVKASKIVINGIFEGEMQVDSLEILSGGVLNGNIIVKQLSIENGGKFNGSSKIIEKDEELAAIDVSVENSENAS
- a CDS encoding M23 family metallopeptidase, translating into MMKDKFTLTITDVNGSRHFLLSQIIKKVIIYFTSFVFVVIVLGALYINYLADKRSELLKEQEALSSKNTKLFSQNESMQKSLEEKTALYDELQTQLADIEENLGLKQDESLDIPERLEKVKLTNDQAYLFLTQIPNGHVIEDNGITGNFGWRHHPILNKKEFHPGIDLRAALNTPIYAPANGVVEYAAYSNNGYGYSVILIHNFGFKTVYAHMMRKDVVKAGQFVKKGDLLGYTGNTGLSTGPHLHYEVRFINKLLEPKIFIDLNRKNYEQIFEKERRVPWQSLIKALLLQYPKLQSFQMEQK
- a CDS encoding Mur ligase family protein, coding for MKFQQILSQKTMYVQKISRFFMFSMYEKYKKFIPKTKNIQIIGTNGKGSTGRFLAILLLGQGYKVGHYTSPHIFEFNERFWLNGKIASDELLEKAYEDLESVFLEDIKKLSYFEYATFLAFFVFKDCDYVILEAGVGGEYDATSVFEIDFSVFTKIGFDHQDLLGKNLEEIARTKLKAMSAKALISHKQEVKVLELAQKIANLKQTSLNISMLDENKAIYPYVQEYIQKYNLAAFLKDNLFLALEAFSKICIKNEKELIRSIGNLPKLDLKGRCEQISQNIFVDVGHNEMAALALVEIFKEKKVHLVYNCFLDKDSYKILKALKPIIKIVEIYEYKSEDRPLAGLVLLENLEKLNIAYQKFNQIKKDELYLIFGSFVLVENFLRGYNER
- the lptE gene encoding LPS assembly lipoprotein LptE gives rise to the protein MSKYLVLFFAFFIVACGYIPSSQMASRVLGDNVFLKINISKQDPENSVYITDILRETMLNKLGRKITDEYNADSSIIVTMKRLEFHPMVYDKNGYVINYKAELYLEFILRYKNGKEEIVNTKGSYNFDINPNSIISDQARFEAIKNASSEAFDEFVSIVAIRGYK